CAAAATACATTATGATGATTTCGTCTTTTTTACTATCTTCTGTGTAATTTCCTAATCGTTCTAAATATGTTTCTATCCAGAGATAATCTATTTTTCTAGGAAGAATTTCAAAAAGCTCTTTTCTTCTGGTGTTATCTGTTGGATACCCCCTTTCATAGAAGTATTCACTGTGCAAGGCTTCATATTCAAAAAATAGTTTTGTCTCTTTTTTTTTCAGAGTTTTTTCCAAATTTTCGGTATAATTAATTTCTTTTTTTAAACGAGCAATTTTTTTGTCAAAGCGGTCTATTTTCTTTTTAAGTTCTTGTAATTCCATTTTCTGTTATTTTGTGTTGTGCTTGTTTCGTAATTTCATTCGTAACCAAAAATTCTTGTACCACGGAATCATTTTGAGTAATGCAACTTGTTGATTTCCGCTAAGTAGTAATCCAAACCCGTTTTTAAGAGTTCTGATAGCTTCGGGTGACATTAAAGGAATCTTATGCCCTCTTTTTTTATTGGTTGGGAAATAAGTACTTTCAAAGCCCTCGTAGATATAGCCAATTTTCTGACTAATCTGTTGGCAGGTTTCCAACGATAAGCCAGGGAAATAAATATGATTTTTGGTGTTCTCAATGATAGTATCTGCATCATCATTATATAGAGTTCGTAATTGCCTCATTGATTGCAATATCAAACTCGTACTTACCCTACGTTTCCTGCAAATAGTTATGAAATTTGGTAGCTTGTGACAATAGAAATTACCCGCTTCATCTAATAATAGATATTGCGTTAAATCACTTTTTTTAGGCATTACAGAAAACGTTTCTGTGATTTCTCTTAGCAATAGGGAAACAAATAAACCAAACTCCTTAAAACGATTTTCAGCAATATTAATGAACAACACCGTTGGCTTTTTTCTCAAACTGGCAATATCAATATCGTTACCGTTTGACACGGTTTTGAGGGTTTGGGTTGCCATTGGTGCAAGAACGGTACGACAGGTGGCAATGACATTTCCTACCAATTTTTCTGGCTGACTCATAATAGCTTTGTAGATAAGCCATGTTTCAGTATCTAAATGTTCCGATAATTCTTTGGTTAGTTCTGCTTTGTCGTTCTCATTAAAACGGTTAAGCATTGAGTAGATATAACACAAATTTTTCTGTTCTGGGCGATGCAGAACACTTATAAGTAGTACTCCAATGAGATTTTTAGCCGATTCGCTCCAAAAAAGAGTACTAACCGATTCCTTTTTAAATACACTTGATACAATCGCATCTGCAATCATGCGCATATCTTCTTTTGTTTTGGCTATATAAAGAACTTGCCATTGGTTGCTTTTTTCTGGCTCAATTAAATCAATACATTTGACCTCAAAATGTTTTTCCAAATATTTGTGAGTGAGATTATAAAGCTCTTTTGATGGATCAATTACGACCATACTCGCATTTTTAATTGTCATTAAATTACAGACACTAAAAACGGTGGATTTTCCGTAACCTGTAGAACCTAATATGAGTGTTCCTTGCAAAGAATCCTTTTCAGAAATACGAGCCTTGCCGTCAATCACTAAACCTTTTTTAAAACGATTGAGAAGAAAAAAACGTCGGAATCCTGTTAAAAATTTCGCGGAATACTGAGAATATGAATACCTGAAAAATGACATATAGTTTTTGTTTTTAGTAATGAAATAGATTTTACCGTTCTCGTTCTTGTGAGTGTTCACGGTTATTAATGCGTTCCAATTCCTGCATTCTCTTTAACACAAGGAAATTTTCATGATAAAGTGGAATCAAGTTTTTTAGGCGATACTTTTTATTGTTGTGTACCACGCCTGTGAACTGTCCATTTCTGCTATAAGTAGCATATTCTGGCTCGTTATTGATACGAGTTTCAAATTGTTCTAGAGTGTTGCTTTTTGCTAGTAATCCTTTGATACGTTCCGCCACTTTGTCTTTCGTATAATTCCTGTTTTTTTGCGATTTTTCCAGTTGCATTAATCGGCGTTCACTTCGATATTTTTCTGGTAATAATTGTTCGATTTCTTTTTCTTCAAGATAAACCGTGCTTCTATGAAGTTCTGGAAATTCCTGTAGCATCCATCTTTCTATACCGCGCCGTAAATTGTAATAGTGTTCGTTAGACATACGCATATCGCCAGAGCGAGAACTTTCTATGAAATTGGAACTTAATAAAATGTGAATGTGGTAATGACTTCCCTTGTCTAAATGCGGAACACACAACGCTTTACTTAAGCCCTGTGGATCTCGTAATTTGAGATATTTGTTAGCAATACGTTGTAATTTTTCACGAGATAAATCCTGCGAATTAGAGTTAGAATAACTAAACGCCAATACTTCGTGATAGCGGTAGCACCGCTTGCGATTTTTTGCCTTAGTCAGATATTGAGCGTTACTATTGAACTCTTGTATGATGGAATGACGGTCAAATCCAGTCGTGATATTTTGGAATACTATCCATCTATTTTCTGGCTCATCAGAAACACCGTCAAAGACGTAATTCACGCTGTAATTGGATAAAAATTGAGTGTGTCTTAGGCTTTTAATAATCATAAGTGTAATTGGTTTAAAACGGTTTTGATTTCATCGGCATAACTTGGTGTTTTGATAAGAGTGTTTCTTATTAATTCAGACACACTTTGTGGCTTATCATAGATGGCAATAATTGCTTTTTGCAATTCGGAAAATTCTGTTTGTATTTTTTTGATAATTTCGATCGAAATTTTCTTTGTGGCGTTTGCTATATGTGCTATCTGATTAATGTTAGTACCTATCCGAACTAATAATATTTTCACCTCCTGGGTTTGTTCCTCCAATGGAAGTACATATTGATTTTTTGCCTGTGATAGAGCCAGTTCACGAACGAGTGTACTAAAAGGCTTGTGGTGTTTCTGTGCCAATTTCAAAAGCATATCGTATTGTTCCTGCGAAAAAATAATAATCCGATGTATGCGGTTTTTCCGATATTCTTTGTTGTATGCTTTTTTTTCTTCTGCTGTCATGGTCATTCTTAATAGGTTATGGGTTGTAAAAAAACCAATAGAGGTATTGATAAGTCGGCACATTGTGCTGAAATGATGTGTAATTTTTCGCGGTTTACTGTTATACCATACAATCTGGTGAAATCCAAATCCCACTATCTGCCTCATTTTTGAACATTTTAGAACGGCTTGTGACTATGCTTTTCTAAATATTCCAGAACCGATGCTTTTTTGTATAAAATCAGCTTTTTAAGTGGCTGACTAAACGTGATTTTTCCCGTATTTCTTAGCATTTGTAAAGTGGTGTCACTTTTTATAGAAAGCATATTTTTAGTCGTTTCTGCAGTAATCCAGACTTTTTCTTCTTTAAATTCTGCCATTACCTCTATGACCGTTAAGCGTAATTCTTCTTTTAAATCCTGTCGTTTTACAAAAAGAAACTCATTGCGTTTGTTTTCTTCTGTACTCATAATGCGTTTCTTTTTAACTGTTTATTACTAATTTTTTGGTTTCTGAAAAAAGCTGTGTGATTTTCTTTTCTGTTTCTAAATCATCCTGTACCGATACGGGCGTGTTTTCCATATAGTAAAGTGCATCATCCACTAACGTTTTGTGAAACTGTAGAAATTTTGAGATTTCATACGGCGACAAACTCTCTATATTAGGTTAAAAGGCTTTGTTTAATTTTCGTCATTGTTTCCATATCGTATTGTTTAATATCATTTGACAATACAAATTTGGCTTACAGAAGTTTCGTTAGAACGAAAATTTATGCGAAGATTCTTGCGAAGAAACCTTAACTATAATGTTCCAGTTTTAAAATTCAGGTCACTTAAATAACTACCCGATTTAATAGCATTATATATCTTAATATTTGAAGATGACTTCATAGAGTTTTGTACTTTTGGTCTAGGTTTTATTATAAAATCGTAATTACTGCTATCTGGGACTGCCTCTATCTGAATAAAAATGCGATTCCGCAAATCGAAGAAAAATTGTCGAAAAAATAAGCCATATTGCTCGGGAGAAGGAAGACTATACTCATCAAAGCAACCGTGCATTTCTTTTTTTGTGTCTATAAATTCTAATAACTTATTGACCATAAATTGCACATCATTTTCATTTACATATTTCCCTAATTCATCCAATGCTAAGTACTTTCCTTCAAAAGTGCTTGTTCCTGTTAATCTATTTGGAACATATAGAAGTCGCTTATCGATTGTATTGATTTCCATCGATTTACATTATATTTGATATTAAAGAAAAGTCAAGTACTGCGTTGCCAAAAATTGATAGACATACAAGCATTGAATACCTCAATACTCTTTTGGAGAAAGTTGCAAAAAAAAGAGCAATCAAGTCTCCTAAAATAGTAAGCGCAAGTGATATGGTAAGAGAATACGAGAAGCTTGCTAAAAAAAATAAAATTTGGCTAGATAATGGACAGTCCAAAAAGGAAATAATAGAGAAATATGTGTTGACTTCTAAGGTTAAAGAATACTACTTTAAACCTGAAAAAGATAAAGATAATTATTCTCTTATCACCTACTTTGTTGGAGATAGTGCAATAAGGACTATTCAAAAAGATTTTAACCTCTATAACAAAGGACAAAGCAGAAAAAATAAAGTTGATTTTCTAAAGCTGGAATTTTATGCTATTTATTTAGGATTTATTGGCTTTTGGGAAGCTGAAAAATATGAATTTGATATTAAGAAAAAGAAAACAAAAAGAAGTCAAAATGGTAATGAGAAAGTGGGGAAAATAGATGATTATAGAAATCAAAAAATAGATGACACCCATTCTGACACCAAGGAAATAAAAGGAATCGTAGAAATTATCCCGACTGATTTAAGAAAAATATTAGAAGATACACTTGAATCAAAAATAGAAGAATTAAAAAAGACCATAGTAGAAAATATTAATCATCTAAAGGAAAAGGGTTTTAATAATGAGAAGTTTGAAGGGTTTTTAGGGGAAATTAAGTCAGAAATTAACAACGATAAAAAGGTTATTGATTTAAAAGAATCTGCATTTTTGGCTTTTCAAGAAAAAGACTACTCAAAAACTATAAGCATTTTTGAAAAGATTGTTAATCTAGATAAATCAAATCCAAGATATTTATATTTTTTAGGAAGAATTTACAATAAAGAAAAGCAACTTTCTAATGCGATTGAAGTTTTCAAAAGAGCAACTCAAATTGATAAGGAAAATTCAATTTATTGGTTTCAATTGGGGGGATGTTATATATTAGATTTTAATTATTTAGATGCAATTTCATCTATTGAAAAAGCAGTTCAATTCGATGAAGAAAATTCAGCGTATTGGTTTCAACTGGGGAGTTTATATTTTTTAGAATTTAGATATAATGAAGCAACCTTTGCTTTCGAAAAAGCAACTCAATTTGATGAAGAAAATTCAGAATATTGGCGT
This window of the Flavobacteriaceae bacterium genome carries:
- a CDS encoding TraM recognition domain-containing protein encodes the protein MSFFRYSYSQYSAKFLTGFRRFFLLNRFKKGLVIDGKARISEKDSLQGTLILGSTGYGKSTVFSVCNLMTIKNASMVVIDPSKELYNLTHKYLEKHFEVKCIDLIEPEKSNQWQVLYIAKTKEDMRMIADAIVSSVFKKESVSTLFWSESAKNLIGVLLISVLHRPEQKNLCYIYSMLNRFNENDKAELTKELSEHLDTETWLIYKAIMSQPEKLVGNVIATCRTVLAPMATQTLKTVSNGNDIDIASLRKKPTVLFINIAENRFKEFGLFVSLLLREITETFSVMPKKSDLTQYLLLDEAGNFYCHKLPNFITICRKRRVSTSLILQSMRQLRTLYNDDADTIIENTKNHIYFPGLSLETCQQISQKIGYIYEGFESTYFPTNKKRGHKIPLMSPEAIRTLKNGFGLLLSGNQQVALLKMIPWYKNFWLRMKLRNKHNTK
- a CDS encoding relaxase/mobilization nuclease domain-containing protein, with the translated sequence MIIKSLRHTQFLSNYSVNYVFDGVSDEPENRWIVFQNITTGFDRHSIIQEFNSNAQYLTKAKNRKRCYRYHEVLAFSYSNSNSQDLSREKLQRIANKYLKLRDPQGLSKALCVPHLDKGSHYHIHILLSSNFIESSRSGDMRMSNEHYYNLRRGIERWMLQEFPELHRSTVYLEEKEIEQLLPEKYRSERRLMQLEKSQKNRNYTKDKVAERIKGLLAKSNTLEQFETRINNEPEYATYSRNGQFTGVVHNNKKYRLKNLIPLYHENFLVLKRMQELERINNREHSQERER
- the mobC gene encoding plasmid mobilization relaxosome protein MobC; its protein translation is MRQIVGFGFHQIVWYNSKPRKITHHFSTMCRLINTSIGFFTTHNLLRMTMTAEEKKAYNKEYRKNRIHRIIIFSQEQYDMLLKLAQKHHKPFSTLVRELALSQAKNQYVLPLEEQTQEVKILLVRIGTNINQIAHIANATKKISIEIIKKIQTEFSELQKAIIAIYDKPQSVSELIRNTLIKTPSYADEIKTVLNQLHL
- a CDS encoding DNA-binding protein — encoded protein: MSTEENKRNEFLFVKRQDLKEELRLTVIEVMAEFKEEKVWITAETTKNMLSIKSDTTLQMLRNTGKITFSQPLKKLILYKKASVLEYLEKHSHKPF
- a CDS encoding tetratricopeptide repeat protein — protein: MPKIDRHTSIEYLNTLLEKVAKKRAIKSPKIVSASDMVREYEKLAKKNKIWLDNGQSKKEIIEKYVLTSKVKEYYFKPEKDKDNYSLITYFVGDSAIRTIQKDFNLYNKGQSRKNKVDFLKLEFYAIYLGFIGFWEAEKYEFDIKKKKTKRSQNGNEKVGKIDDYRNQKIDDTHSDTKEIKGIVEIIPTDLRKILEDTLESKIEELKKTIVENINHLKEKGFNNEKFEGFLGEIKSEINNDKKVIDLKESAFLAFQEKDYSKTISIFEKIVNLDKSNPRYLYFLGRIYNKEKQLSNAIEVFKRATQIDKENSIYWFQLGGCYILDFNYLDAISSIEKAVQFDEENSAYWFQLGSLYFLEFRYNEATFAFEKATQFDEENSEYWRYLGVSYQKMNEYTKSIVFFKKATSLENKDFLNWGSLGRSYYEIKKYKNAISSFKNAIKLYKGDSQYWYLLGRSYFDMTNFKKAITPLKKATEIDSKNVRYWAVLGLTYSALKKHQEAIEPLKKGIEYFKEDSAYWFYLGKSLYGVRKYEKAITYLKKAINIENGNPFFWRILAASQLASKKNKKAKISYEKSLRLSEHSEEFFKEIDKEIESQGILFEFK